TATATATTTGAAGAAAAAAGCACACAAGTGAACCAGGAAACAATAATAGGGTAGAGGGGAGAGGATGTGAGGAGCAGACATGAGGAGCGCGTACAATGAACGTGACGGGAGAGTTTACCAAAGGAGCACAAGTTACCAGCGCCTCGGGCCGGCTAATAAAGCAGCCAGTAAGTAGCAACAAGAAAAATGTAATTAAAACGTGTCTAATATTATAATAAACCAGCGTGTAATTGTTAAGCATGACGAGGCTCTTCAGATACTGAGTCACTGGCAACACTCAGgcaatcttgaagttatcttgagatgatttcggggctttttagtgtccccgcggcccggtccgtgaccaggcctccacccccagaaagcagcccgtgacagctgactaacacccaggtacctattttactgctaggtaacagaggaccAGActcacatcacaactaccacccGTGTTTGtaatattgttccatgtacacattgaacaatatttcaaaccaagaaacgcagTGTATTATGAAAAACAGGACAATAAACGTTTGTGTTTATTGTTCAATTACTCAGAAGAGTTAGGTAACTAATTTTCTCGCAATGAAATAACATAAGTCATTCCATTACTAGAAGCTTACTGACGCAGCTGCCTCTGACAACAGCTGGAAAATCAGCCAGCTAGACCGTGTTGAAACTTTCGTTGTAATGCAAACACCCCGGAATGTCGAGCTAAATAACTAACCCAttcgacaaaaaaaaaaatccggaaaaagacatattaaaagaaaaaaaaagcgaTGAGATGGAATTAAGAGCATGCGTGATTTACGAATGGTTAACGAGGGAATAAAGCGAGAAAGGAACCCCCCCAAAAAGTCGAGTATTTATGGGATCAATAAGAGGCACGAGCTTCGTTGATACGAGCGCGGGTCTCCAAGGTGAGCCACGGCAACACAAACGGCCTGAGAAGACATTATGCAGATGTACGACTCCCAATTAATATTAGGGAAAGAATAACGCGGGGGGAGTTATGGAGGCAGTTTTACTAGATGCACTGGATTAGCCAACCGATATATTGCAGGCCCCACTCCAAAGGCAAAACTCTGGTGAGGCGGTGATTATGGCAAAGTTTAGAGAGGTGTTGGAGAAGCAccagcagtatatatatatatatatatatatatatatatatatatatatatatatatatatatatatatatatatatatatatatatatatatatatatatatatatatatatatttaaatatatttatatttatatgtgtatTACTTTAACAAAAATGCATGTGTATTTCTTTAACAAAAAGTAATACACATGCATATAAAAAGTAATATATGTGTATTACTTTAACAAAAATGCATTAAGATCGTGTGGAACGAAAAACACATTAAACAGGAAAGTGTGTGATCAGTCTCCGGACCACAAACTTTTATTACATACACAGCTTTTCAAACTCGCAAGATAAAGATAAACATTATCTAACTGCTGTATTACTTTCATCTCAAATAATAATCCAACTTCAAAAACCTCCATGAAAGCAGCCAAGCATATTCTTCCTTCCCTGCCTCCTCCTGTACCTTCCTGTCTCCACGTGCACTTCCCTGTCTCcacctgtacctctctgtctccgcctgtacctctctgtctccTCCTGTACCTCCCTGCCTCCTCCTGTACCTTCCTGCCTCCACCTGTACCTACCTGCCTCCACTTGTACCTCCCTTTCTCTCCCgttacttccccttcccctctccctgtaCCTCGCTGCTTCTCTTATTGccgcctccctctctccctccctcctccccactcCTCCCTGTTCCACTCCCTCCTCCCCTGCCACCCTGCCACCCTGCTACCCAGCCCCAGCCCAGCTGAGGCCTCCACACATACCGGGCCCATGCGCTTGTGGCTCGATGCCGTTCCCCGGGTCTTAGTATGATGCTCCTTGACAGTCACTAGTGTCGATCTGGGAGGTGTGATTTTGAAGCAGCGACTCTCGTCTCCTTCATTAGTCGTTCCCCTCCCCCTCTGTTTTCTTAACTTCCTTATAAGGCAGACAAACACGCCAAACTACCATGAGACTGGTCGTTAAGGGGAACTTTAAAAGGGAAGGAAGAAGGTAGGGAAAGAGAGCCGAGGGAAAGGAGGAACGGACAGGCAGAGAAAAGGCGAGGTAAACAGAGGAAAGTAAGGTTAGGAGTTCGTAGAAAAGGACAGAGCTGTTCACTTTTCCTTTTCCAATCCCCATTTCCCACACTTCTGTCTCTCTCCTCATATGCATGGCTCTATTCTCTTCCCTTCAATCGTTCCCGTCGCCTGCTAATACTAATCGCAGTCCTATACCTCTCCCTTCACCAAATCTCACTCAATCCTGTTTCTTGCTCCCTACCTTCACCTAAATACTCTccacggtctctctctctctctctctctctctctctctctctctctctctctctctctctctctctctctctctctctctctctctctctctctctctctctctctctctctctctctctctctctctctctctctctctctctctctctctctctctctctctcttttcatttAATTCAGTACATAATGAATGAATATGAAAAGGCCCAAAAAGCAAACAGCTACAACATCAATTACAGCAGGATGAAGAAAAaaagcaacagagagagagagagagagagagagagagagagagagagagagagagagagagagagagagagagagagagagagagagagagagagagagagagagagagtgtgtgcagcacagcagcagcagcagctgccggAACAGCAGCAACACTGTGGGGGCCATTACTGCTCGTCGATAGCAGTGGCAGCTTTAATAAAACATGATGGTCGTTTTTAATCTTAATCGTCGATTAAAAACTCATTTGCAGAGTGTCTGGCCGATGTCTGCTGGAGCATCCATATGGCTGAATACGACTGAAGGGAAACCAAGTGAGGAATCAGAGGAACCAAGACTTGGCTGGAGACACGATTTGATGATAACAGTGTAAAAACCTAAATAGGCGAAAAGTATTGGTCTAGAGAATATTTATGATTGACTGAAATCGAGGCAGCGATAAGTGCAAACAGCTTGAAACAAAGTCTGGAATGAGCGGACGGCTAGAGAAATAGGAGTCCAGGATAGATTGAgataaagaagagagagagagaaatgtacGACGTAGAGTCATCTGAAACACAAACATAGCATGGAAATACAATCTGATGTTCTATAAGATTGTGGGACATATATTAGGTGATTGAGGAGGACTGGACAGCAATGACAGTAGATAACCTAAACGGGTTAGAGGTAAATAAAGATAGAAAGAGTTTCAGCTAGGGAGAATAGACTGTTACGGCATGGCTGTGATTGCTGAAAATAGCAGGGAACGAGTGCAGTGCTATTAGTAACTGTAGTGTTACTAGTAACTGCAGTGCTAACAGTAACTGCAGTGTTAGTAGTAACTACAGTGCTAGTAGTAACTGCAGTGTTAGTAGTAACTACAGTGCTAGTAGTAACTGCAGTGTTAGTAGTAACTACAGTGCTAGTAGTATCTGCAGTGTTAGTAGCAACTACAGTGCTAGTAGTAACTGCAGTGTTAGTAGTAACTACAGTACTAGTAGTAACAGCAGCGTTAGTAGTTACTACAGAGCTAGTAACTGCAGAGCTAGTAGTAATTGCAGTGTTAGTAGTAACTGCAGAGCTAGTAGTAATTGCAGTGTTAGTAGTAACTGCAGTGTTAGTAGTAACTGCAGTGTTAGTAGTAACTGCAGTGTTAGTAGTAACTGCAGTGTTAGTAGTAACTGCAGCTAGAATAATGAGAATGTATCTAGTTCTGCCGAGAGCAATGATTCCACCAAGATGCCAAAGAACAGTGGGCGACAGTATCTAAAATAGTGAGAACAGCATAAAACACTCAAGATAGCAGAAAACAGGTGGGAAAGGCAGCCTTGGGAAATTCGAGGATAGCCAAGGATAACGGTGCGTGTATCTGGATGGCTGAGGATGCCCCAGACAGTTGGGAGTCAGGTGAATGCGAATTCCATCTATATAGTTTAGAATAATGGGGGTAATGTAACACGGGAATAGCTGAACCAAGTGTTTGGGGATGGgctgggtagtggtgatggtgatggtggtaaccgtggtggtagtggcggtggtgacggtgatagtgttggtgatggataagatgttggtggtgatgatgggtagcGGTGGTGAGACTGAGAATGTTTGTTGTGATGTTcccaaggtttgtgatgttggtgagtgtggtggtagtggagattgTGTTGAAGGCGATAGtcttgatgatggtagtggtagaaGAGGTAATGtttttgacggtggtggtggtgctggccttAGCGCTACCGCTGCTGGTTCTCCTGCTTACTGGTGctaaagctgctgctgctgctgcttctcctaCTGGTGCTGCTGCAAGTCCAGGGTACATGACGACAAATCAATAAACAGAAGGGACACATAGCGATGGCTGGTAGAGACATTCCCAGCGCCCACACCGCGCGCTCCCTCCTCTCACCTCCTCCATTTTCCCTGATTTTATTTTCTCTTTCtcactctatatctctctctttttttgtgtgtgattttttttggggggatctctttttattttgttgttgtatttgtttttgtttttagtgTATCGTGTCTGTTGTTCTTTATTTTAATTTTGTGTTCCTATCAAGCTATTTCTTCCTCTTCTTCTTTGTGTTTGaaaatcattctctctctctctctctctatctctctctctctctctctctctctctctctctctctctctctctctctctctctctctctctctctctctctctctctctctctctctctctttctctctatctctctctctctatctctctctctctatctctttctctctctctttctctctctctctctttctcttcctctctctctctctctctctctctctctctctctctctctctctctctctctctctctctctctctctctctctctctctctctcactaatatatgtatatatatatatatatatatatatatatatatatatatatatatatatatatatatatatatatatatatatatatttatatatatgtgtgtgtatatattatatatataatataataaatatatatatacatatatatatatatatatatgtatatatatatgtatatatatatatatatatatttatatatatatatatatattatataatatatatatatatatatatatatatatatatatatatatatttatatatatatatatatatatatatatatatatatatatatatatatatatatatatatatatatatatatatatatggtgagcaTAATACAACATAATTGAACTTAATAATTTTGAACAACATAATTGAACTTAATGCTGAACTTAATACAGCattggaagccggtcggccgagcgaacagcacactggacgtgtggtcctgggttcgatcccaggcgcctgcgagaaacaatgttcagagtttctttcaccctatgcccctgttacctagcagtaaaagaggtacctgggtgttagtcagctgtcgcgggctgcttcctggggggtggagacctggtcgaggaccgggccgcggggacactaaaagccccgaaatcatctcaagataacctcaagaagaagatagcataataaaacttaaaaatatcttacatataatttatttttttcttatcacaTTTAGATACATATGCATTTGTGCAGCAACCCTAGACTAAATGAAGaggtgtacagtgtgtcaaaaatctagctacgtgatgctcatatccccatcacacaggattgtTAGTGATACAAagacatgtgataagtagtctacaccgtcaaactctgggtgcat
This DNA window, taken from Procambarus clarkii isolate CNS0578487 chromosome 7, FALCON_Pclarkii_2.0, whole genome shotgun sequence, encodes the following:
- the LOC138357520 gene encoding uncharacterized protein; translated protein: MYPGLAAAPVGEAAAAAALAPILSPTVLWHLGGIIALGRTRYILIILAAVTTNTAVTTNTAVTTNTAVTTNTAVTTNTAITTSSAVTTNTAITTSSAVTSSVVTTNAAVTTSTVVTTNTAVTTSTVVATNTADTTSTVVTTNTAVTTSTVVTTNTAVTTSTVVTTNTAVTVSTAVTSNTTVTNSTALVPCYFQQSQPCLAELVAAAAADVAAIAEGAVSVLAVNLSATAVSLFAVSTHAAGSVAASATAVNTVAAGVVWSCMDELY